A region of the Phaeodactylum tricornutum CCAP 1055/1 chromosome 1, whole genome shotgun sequence genome:
CAATCCCTTAATCTGCGCAAGATTTGGGTCGTAAATCAGCCTACGAGCTACCTCGAGCGCGTACACATGCCCCAGACAAACCGCTAAGATGTCACCACACTTCGAATTCCTTCTTGGTGAAGCACGGCCACGACATCATCCGCGTGACCTTGAATGCGCTCGATTGGGTTGTTCTCGACGGCCAAAGCATCCGTGTCCCCAACGCTCGGGCGATCGACCGAAATTACGCTGGCTTGATATTTGCTCAGCGAGGGTGAAGCCTTGTCTACAATTTGGCTGCAACCTGAAAGAGGATAAAACCAGACAATCGCCTTGGTCGTGTCTTCGCTTATTTTGGCTGGGCTGATCGCGTAGCCAATCTTGCGACCATCTTTCGACACCAGCACACGGTTCGAAGGACTAATCATGGCAGGTACACTCTCGGCAGCAGGTCGGGAAGAGCAAGCACCGAGCATGGACAAGAAGTAGATTGTTGCTTAAAGTTAAaatcttgactgtgagtgcctTGCTACCACGTTCCGGTAGATAGATTTCATGCCTGCTTGGCATTCATCAGAATTCAGCGTGTCCTTATTTGTCGCTTGCATCTTGATTGACATGAGCAAAAGTTAGTAGCATGATGGCCTATAGTGTACAGTTGGAATTGGTGCTGTACTGCAGATCAACCGGCGTTGACATGAGAAAAAACAAATGTAAGAGTACAATCGcctagtgtctattctaccggcccttgtcctcagctAAGGCAGGCCCtcgtcctcagctgaggacgcaaaaataaagaaacaaatgggccaaatcaTGTAGACACTACAGGTAAACGGGATTTAgctattttggaaggaatttttaccataaatactaggagttacttgtatccaattagtactacaaagtctttaactaccatgcaaggtagtcaggtgttgggcaaagccaCATCTCCAAGCCTGTTTGCTCTGATTTTCATCACAATAAGCCCATACTATCAAATTCCCTCGAATTCTAAGTATAGGATCCCTCCCCAGCATTTCTGACTGctacgtagtacaaccaatgtatgTACGTAGGACAGGAAAAACGCTGTgttgacaaagtctggtaaacaaaggttgggcgttattacaaacaacctgcaatacacctaagcaagcctagggactgtaaaactcaacttgcttacgatgctccccacgggttagacagcggatacaaggacctatgctgaggcaatatttggatcaatgactttctaatACAAcaagaggaagattattctactactagtccatcagGTTTGGGAAAtccagttcactggactaccgttaccatgttccagataatcttactcacatatatgagtcttcttcttcttagtataaatcccacacagaatcttgcAGTGAGTAATTGTTCCTGCTTGATTATTCTTTCACAATTCAtgggactggatcctatcattcatttgtataatcctttcctATATCCTCTTCCATGGGATTCCCATAGTCATCCAGCGAATACATCGtgttgtacaataaggccaacacaaatccaaCGGTTCCATCGCTATCCCCAACATGATCACCACTCACGTTATCATTGGTATCTGTTACCTGTTGCACAGACATGTTGcaatggtgtataccgtaacACTGACAATGCGACAAGCCTGATTTACTGATCACAATCAAGTATTGGGGATGGAatggccatttcattgacaTCTGAACAAGCTATTTGGGTTGCTAAAAATATTTGAAAAAAAATCGTTAATTTTTCTGTTGACAgtcatttctctgtcactATATGGTATTAAAGCTTGCTACTTTACCCCAAGACGTTTCagagcatgctgaagacAATGGTATCATTACTTTAATCAGATATGAATAATTTGTTTGTTACCCTAGGTCTGAAAACTGACCTCACCTGAGGACTagtcctcaggtgagcacagaagtagaatagacactagatATGTGTAGTTGGAATTGGTGATGTGCTGCAGATCAACCAGGTTTGAGATAAGCAAACATTAAAAGTGCGATTGCCTTCAATTTTGTAGCCAGATTTGGGTGTCTACTTTGTAATAGAATAATTGCATTACAAAAGAACTATCATTGCATTCCAGGTTAGCCAAGAGGTTTTTTTTGTATAACTGGATACAAAACCAAGAGTACTTCCTTACAGTGTTGGATAGTGACCTGGGAGGAATTATTGAGATGTCAGATAGTGAACTGGGAGGAAGTACTTAAATGTTGGATAGTGAACTCATAGGGAAATTGCTTGGACATAGTTTTGGATTGATTCCTCAACACCCAAATGTACTCTTGGATGCCTCATATTTTCAGCATTCCAAAGAACTTGGGACAATAAGAGATACTGGTTATGCATGTTTGAGATAATAGTCTTTCCATGGTCTTGGTTGTAAAAGGCAGCATTGCGCAGCAGCAGAGATAGCTGCTAGACAAGTCAAGGTCAGAAGAGCCTGAATTGACATTACATCACAAACACCACAGCTATTCATTCTTACTCATCAAAGCAAAGACAGCGCACTTCACTCGAGAAAGTTTCTGGTTGGCAAAAGAGTCTTGCCAATCCTTGTTTTGATTTTAGTTTCAAGACTACATTTATCATGGTTCCAACAGCAATGACAATATTCAACCAAGCAAACACTGTGGAATATATGTGGTGATACCTCTGCCAACCAGACAAGAATAAAGCATGCCTGATGCAAAAGCTGCTTACTCTTTCAAGGAATTTGCGAAATTCTGTGCTTTGACAGAGAATTTGTGAATCCTGGAATCCACtgtttttggttggttgctCAGCTTTGCCTGTTGTAAAGGTAGGACTTGCTGGCAAAGTCTATCAGCTTGTTGACAATCTCATAAAGCCGTTTTGCAACAAAAAGTTGTTTTGATGAGAGAACTTCTTTGGTGGCTGTGTCTACTTGTACTCAACTTGTCCCAAGAAACTGGCAATGCGGCATTCTTTCCAACTAGAGTGCTGCTGCTAGAGTGGAGTGTATCCAATTGTTTGCTCCTTCTGGTAAACAGGGTTGTTGAACTCCACTGACAAATAGGTCATCAATTTGTCAAACATAGCTCTATTCTAGTGATGTTGCAAACGTTTGAGTAATGCTCTCTTCAGTTCCATGCAAAATGTTTGTTTATCTGAAATGATCCTGCCTTGGTCCAGCAGTCAGTCAAAGACAGAACAAGAAGAGGACAACCTGGTACAAATTGGCGGTAATTTATTTGGCCTAATCTGGTATTTTGCAGATCTACTAcgtagtggatctggtgatgtgatATAGGTTGTATGTAACAGCACCTATAATCATAtcttgtgttgcgtatcatcacatcctgtatggaatgtacggtaaatatggacctacgtatccacttTGGTGGGATTATAAGAGTATCACGTTTTGGGAGGACACACACAACAGCAAAtcaagcaatccaagacaAGAATAACCAATGACTCATAACcagaccgccttaaatttggtgttttggtccgcaaacaccgcaaataccatttccaaaaacaccgcaaacaagactgaaataaagcaaacaagactaaCATTATGTTTCAAAATCTCGAATCTTAAGTGGCCACTTCAGTTTTCCCCAGCAAAACCCCCTTTTTACTGGAGCTGTATATTTGTTCCTTTGTCCAATCTTTAACATAAACTATAGGTTTTTACAAAAACGGCAGATTCAAGTGTCCTGTGACAGTTGCAGatggcattgacaaagctACTGCTGTAACAGCAAAAATGATACAGTACCATCAAAAGTTCCACTTGAGCTAGCTGTAAATGGTATATGCCAGTTTGCTATATTTCTCATAAGAAATGAGCTCTAGACACGAGCGCAACTTATAAGCAGAAGAGAGATCTTTAGATATTCATTGACTTTCCCAGGGCCCATCAGGAGAAAGCTTCTTTCAAATAATAATTTATTTCTCTCCTTGTCTATGAGATTAATGTAAGTCCATTCTCGGATTGATTGGCGGTAGGAAACAGACAGtcttgttgataattccattgggcctactaaatctttcccaatccgttgtgacaagactgacattctcccaatccgttgtgacaagattgatagtaccaaagaacctatcacgattacatacagagctttaacgtcctacaaacgttctagtcttcccgtttacatttcaaacaagtcatcgccatatgaaacagtcattggcgattcagctgcatcatacaaactcaatcacaattctcaaactagtcataaatcttattagttcatcgatttccatcattcgcgttcttgcgtttgtagagctcatcaatagaactaataagaacgtcaattttccaatttcctcacGATATCACCTATCGCACACGACGACATCTCGTCCTCTCCTCTGTTGTCTGCCAAACAAGTTCCAGTCTAAccggcaaggccaacaaaaccacaTCCGAAAGATCCGATTGCTTCCTTTATCATAACCACCAAGTCTACTCCCTAAGACCTCATTGACTCGTTCCCGCACAGCAAACTCACACCGATTGCTACCGCGACAACCGAACCCGATTACTTGTCGCTCCATCAGCTTCAGTATgaaatcaacaacaatgcGGAGACCCTTTCCTCCCCTCTTGGAGACGGCCAACACcgtcacctttttctcgtaATTTCCGAAACCGAGTACCTCGAAATGACCGACGGCGTTCCATGCATTCCTCCTGTGCAACCGCCTTTCGATCCAGTTCACGCTGCCAACGCCACAGCTCCTCAAATTGTCGAAGCTAACCGTCAGAACGACAAACGTCAAAAGCTTTTCGACCTTTACCACAACGCCATTAAAGCGTTTCGCAATCAACTCCTTGAAGCCATTCCCATCGAATACATCGAATCTCTCGGTCATCCTATACGAGGCTTTAGCAAAGTCTCTCCCCTAGAAATCCTCTCTCATCTCTGGGAAACTTTTGGTAAAATTCAGGCTTCGGATTTCATTGCTAACAACGAACGCATGAAAGCCGCCTGGCATCCACCAACGCCTATTCAGCAGCAGCTTGAAAAAGGTAATCAGTTTATCATTGCGTCTGGCCAAGTCTTGGACGAACGCATCATCGCTCGCATTGGCTACCagatcatcgaaaaaacCGGGCTCTTTGATCTTGCTTCTCGCAACTGGCGTTATAAAGATGAAGACGATAAaactttggcaaatttcaaaaaacatttccagaaggccAACAAGGATCTCGCCctcaccgccaccagcagcTCTGCGGGTTATCACACCGCAAATCAGAGTACTGTCACCAAGGGCAAATTGTATTGCTGGACACACGGCATTGTTCACAACACGAAGCACACTAGTGCGACATGTGAAAAACAGGCTACGGGGCACAAAACCGGCGCTACCTTGCACGACAAACAAGGCGGGTCGACCAAGACCTATCAATACACGCCACCGGTGCccaaataggaaagagggacggccaAACTGTTCAGTGTGCCACTGAATACTTATCATAACAAAAATAAgtcttcagttgcaccaaacacTCCTCCGTTAGCTTCCTCCCCGCCATTTTTTCCTCCCGACGCCATTGCAGACACTGGCTGTACCGGGCATTTTTTGAGCACCAACATTGCTCACATACACTGCCAACCGACAGTCCCCGGCATCAACGTGGTCCTCCCTGATGGTCGCACAATCACTTCGAGTCACATCACCGAACTCAACATTCCCTCGCTTCCTCCGGCAGCTCGTACCGCCCATATCTTTCCTGGTCTCTCGAATGGATCCCTCATTTCCATCGGCCAACTTTGTGACCACAGCTGTACCGCCACCTTCACATCCGACGCAGTCAGCATTGAGCTCAATAACACTGTTGTTCTCCGCGGCGGCCGTTCTCCTTGCACCCGCTTGTGGACCCTAGACTCCCCTGTAACGCCAAATCCGCCCGCCACTGAATTGCATGCGCCTTTGAACAACAAAAATTTTGCGAATCACCTCGGAGACCACTCAGGGACCCTTGCCGACCGCATTGCCTTTGTTCATGCATCCTTATTCTCGCCACAACTTTCGACATGGTGCAAGGCCATTGACAAAGGCCGCCTCACAACCTTTCTGGACATCACGTCTGCACAGGTAAAACGGCACCCCCCACAATCAGTCCCTATGGTCAAGGGACACCTTGACAAGCAACGGTCCAACCTGCGCTCAACCAAGCCCAAGGTCACCCTGTCTGCCTCTGTTGATCCTGATGATATCAATTTCGACACCAATTCCGTCGTACAAGACCCTCCAGCCGCCAGGACGCAGTTTTTGTACGCCGACTTTGCCGAAGTCACCGGAAAATTTTCTTACTGACCCTACCGGCCGTTTTGTTACCACTTCAAGCTCCGACAATGCATACATGCTAGTGGCTTATGACTACAACAGCAATTTTATTCATGTTGAAGCCATGAAAAATCGCACCGGTCCCGAGATCTTGAGCGCCTACAAGCGTGCCCACGCCATGCTGTCCTCTAAAGGTTTGCGCCCTCAACTCCAACGCTTAGACAACAAAGCCTTGACTGCGTTACAACAATTCATGTCCTCTGTTGACATTGATTTTCAATTAGCTCCCCCTCACGTGCACCGTCGgaacgccgccgaacgggcAATCCGCACGTTCAAAAACCACTTCATTGCAGGTTTGTGCAGCACAGACAAGAACTTTCCGCTTCACCTTTGGGATTGCTTACTCCCACAAGCCATCATGACTCTCAACCTTCTTCGAGGGTCTCGTATCAATCCAAATCTGTCATCTTGGGTCCAACTCCACGGCTCGTTCGACTACAATTGTACCCCTTTGGCTCCCCCGGGCATCCGCGTACTTGTACACGAAAAACCGTCAATTCGCAGAACTTGGGCCCCCCACGCAGCCGACAGTTGGTACGTTGGCCCCGCCATGAACCATTACCGATGCTATCGCGTCTGGATCAAAGAGACCACCAGCAAACGCATTTCGGACACTCTGACATGGTTTCCCAGCGAAGTAAAAATGCCCCGCACCTCGTCTCGCGACACAATTGTCGCAGCTGCTCACAATCTTGCCCATGCTCTGGCACATCCCTCTCCCGCGTCACCCTTGTCGCCTCTTTCGGTCCAAGAACACGAAGCCCTATCGCAACTGTCAgatattttttcgaaagccgctAATCCAGTTGACTCGTCCCTCCCCGCCACTCCAGCGACAACCCTAAGTCCGCCAGCTGCACCCACCTCCTCACCGCGTCAAGTCCACTTCCGAGACCCGGTCAATGaatcacttccgagggtgccaACCACCACAGCCGCCCCTCCGCagtcacttccgagggtgcctcCCCCGGACTCCGAGGCCTAGACGTACAAGCTTATCACCTGCAACCCTCGTCAAGCACGTCGTAGGGCCGCTCAAAAACTGAAAGACAAAATTTCTGCTCCAACATCCGTTGCTTCTCCCCAAGCAGCACCCGCACCCGTCGTACCTTCCCCCGAGGTCACAACACCTCCGCACAGTCACGGAACTCGCTTGCAAGCCGCTCGATACCCAGGACACTCGTTCGAcatcgccaacgccgtcgtcgaccccaaTTCCGGGGCCACTCTTGAGTattcaaaactcaaaaattcCGAACAAGGCCCCGAATGGATTCAGGCCGCTGCCAACGAGATGGGCCGCCTATCTCAAGGCGTTAAACCCAACATGCCCACCGGCACCAACACGATGCATTTTATTCCGCATACCGCGAAACCGCACGACCGCAAGGCCACTTACCTGAAGATTGTAGCGGCTATCAAGCCACACAAGGCCGAAAAATACCGAATCCGTTTCACTGTCGGCGGCGACCGCATTTAGTACAACGGCCCCACAAGCACCCCTACAGCTGCGTTATCAGCCATCAAGATCCTTGTTAACAGCGTCATTTCCACTGAAGGCGCACGCTTTATGACCTGTGACCTCAAGGATTTTTATTTGGGCACTCCTCTCCCTGTGTACGAGTACATGCGCATTCCTGCAGTCCATATACCAGACTGTATCATGGAACAGTACAAGCTTGCCCCGCTAGTTCACAAAGGCAACGTTCTAGTggaaattcgaaaaggaatgtacAATCTCCCACATGCAGGCCGCATTGCGAACGACCGCCTCATCAATCACTTAGCTCTCGACGGATACCATCAGGCCAAGCATACTCCAGGCTTCTTTACCCACGAAACGCGCCCTATTTCATTTTCACTAGTTGTCAATGACTTTGGAGTTAAATACGTGGGCAAGGAACATGCCGAGCATTTACTACACTGTCTCGAAAAGCTTTACATGGTAACAACAGATTGGACCGGTGCCCTTTACTGCGGTCTCACCTTTACCTGGAATTACGAGCAGTGCCACGTTGACATGACCATGCCTGGCTACGTCGAAAAGCCTTACAATGTTTCCAACATCCGTCCCCAGGCCGACCTCAACACTCCCGTCACGCGTGGGTTCCGCCATTGTACGGTTTAAAAATTCAGCTCACCAACGAAACTGATCTTTCTCCGCCGCTTGACAAGGCTGGCATCACTTGTCTTCAAGAAGTTATTGGTACCCTGTTATATTATGCTCGCGCGGTGGATTCAACCATGCTTGTTGCTCTTGGTACCCTCGCATCCGCTCAAACAAAAGGCACCGAAGCCACGGCCGAAGCCGTCACGCAACTACTAAATTACTAAATTACAGCGCAACGCATCCAGACGCGACGGTACAATACCATGCCAGCGACATGCACTATTTTTCAATGCCAAGGACGGTGTCAAACTACGTACTACATTGGAAGCTATGGGACATCCCCAGTTGGCTACTCCTATTcaaactgacaatgaatgtgCATCAGGAATCGTCAACAATACAGTGAAACAACAAAGATCTAAAGCCATagacatgcgtttctattGGATTAAAGACCGTGTcaagcaaggtcaattcaATGTTCATTGGAGAAAAGGTACTGGTAATCTTGCAGATTATTTCACCAAGCATCATTGGCCATCACATCATTGAATAATGCAATCTCATTATTAGCTTGATCTCAACCAAACTGCCTCCaactcaagtttgaaacaagggtgtgttgataattccattgggcctactaaatctttcccaatccattgtgacaagattgatagtaccaaagaacctatcacgattacatacagagcttta
Encoded here:
- a CDS encoding predicted protein translates to MTDGVPCIPPVQPPFDPVHAANATAPQIVEANRQNDKRQKLFDLYHNAIKAFRNQLLEAIPIEYIESLGHPIRGFSKVSPLEILSHLWETFGKIQASDFIANNERMKAAWHPPTPIQQQLEKGNQFIIASGQVLDERIIARIGYQIIEKTGLFDLASRNWRYKDEDDKTLANFKKHFQKANKDLALTATSSSAGYHTANQSTVTKGKLYCWTHGIVHNTKHTSATCEKQATGHKTGATLHDKQGGSTKTYQYTPPSSVAPNTPPLASSPPFFPPDAIADTGCTGHFLSTNIAHIHCQPTVPGINVVLPDGRTITSSHITELNIPSLPPAARTAHIFPGLSNGSLISIGQLCDHSCTATFTSDAVSIELNNTVVLRGGRSPCTRLWTLDSPVTPNPPATELHAPLNNKNFANHLGDHSGTLADRIAFVHASLFSPQLSTWCKAIDKGRLTTFLDITSAQVKRHPPQSVPMVKGHLDKQRSNLRSTKPKVTLSASVDPDDINFDTNSVSPENFLTDPTGRFVTTSSSDNAYMLVAYDYNSNFIHVEAMKNRTGPEILSAYKRAHAMLSSKGLRPQLQRLDNKALTALQQFMSSVDIDFQLAPPHVHRRNAAERAIRTFKNHFIAGLCSTDKNFPLHLWDCLLPQAIMTLNLLRGSRINPNLSSWVQLHGSFDYNCTPLAPPGIRVLVHEKPSIRRTWAPHAADSWYVGPAMNHYRCYRVWIKETTSKRISDTLTWFPSEVKMPRTSSRDTIVAAAHNLAHALAHPSPASPLSPLSVQEHEALSQLSDIFSKAANPVDSSLPATPATTLSPPAAPTSSPRQVHFRDPVNESLPRVPTTTAAPPQSLPRVPPPDSEA